The DNA region CGGCGATAATCTCACGCAGGCGGAGGTAAACGGGTTTGGAGTCTTCAGCCATAGTGCATCAGTGCCATAATACAGCCACGCGCGTCAAGTCCAGATATTACGTTTGTGTATTTTTCCGCGCAACTATCTATCCCAATTGGATACGATAGCGTCATAATCCGGCCGCGGTCGCTCCTCTTGGGCCTTGCCCGGCGTGCCGATGAACACGAACCCCGCGATCGTCTGTCCCTCATCGCCGAAAGCGTCTCGAACATCCGCATTATAGGTCGGCCATCCGGTCAGCCAACCGCCCGCAAAACCCAGCGCATGGGTGGCATGCAGCATATTCATAATCGCCGCGCCGACCGAAAGTTCCTGTTCCCACACCGGGATCTTGCTACCTGCGACCGGCGCGGACAGGGCGACCACCAAAGTCGGCGCCTGGTGCGCGAACTGGTGCATCGCCTCGATCTCCAGCCGCCCGGCGTCCGGCTTCTCCTTGCGATAGGCCGCCTCCAGCAAGTCCGCGAGCGCCGCGCGCTTTGCCTGCGGCACGGTCACGAACCGCCACGGCGCTAGCTTGCCATGATCAGGCGTGCGCAGCGCCACCTCCAATATCTGGCGCAATTGCGCGTCGTCCGGGCCGGGCGCGATCAGGTCGCGGGGCTTACCGGAACGGCGTGTCTGGAGCAGGGCGAGCGGGGAGGAGAGATCGTTGAACATCGCCGCGACAGATGGCGCGGCCTTCCCTTGTGCGCAAGGGCCGGAGCGCAGACATGCCGCGCTTTTGACAGGACGATCCGATCCGCTCTAGGCTGCGTGCCATAAGCGGCCGCCGCACGGCAGGCCGGACACAAGATAAGCAAAGGGTGCCGAATGGCGACTTCGGACATGGTGACGGTCGAGGCAGGTAAGACCTGGCTCGGCCATCCGCGCGGGCTGTACCTGCTCTTTTTCGCGGAAATGTGGGAGCGTTTCTCCTATTACGGGATGCGCGCCATCCTGATCTTCTACCTCACCAAACATTTCCTCTTCGGCGAGGATAAGGCGTATCTGCTCTACGGCGCCTATACCTCGCTGGTCTATATCACCCCGGTCATCGGCGGCTATCTGGCCGATCGGTTCCTGGGGCCGCGCAAGGCGGTGCTGGTCGGCGGCGTGTTCATCGCCATCGGCCATTTCCTGATCGCCATCACCGAAGGACCGGGCGGGCAAGACCCGCTCTTCCTCAACGGCTTCTACTTCGCGCTCGCCTCCATCATCGTGGGCACCGGCTTCCTCAAGGCCAATATCTCCGTGCTGGTGGGCGAACTCTACGCCCGCGACGACCATCGCCGCGATCCGGCCTTCTCCATCTTCTACATGGGCATCAACATGGGCGGGATGCTCGGCCCCATCGTCTGCGGCCTGCTCGGTGAGCTCTGGGGCTGGAGCTGGGGCTTCGGCGCAGCGGGCGTCGGCATGCTCGCGGGCCTCGTCATGTTCGTGTGGCTCAAACCTTGGCTGCTCGGCAAGGGCGAACCACCAGCGCCGCAGATATTGCGTCAGCGCACCGCGACCGGCCTTAGCCAGGAATGGACCATCTATCTGGCCGCCGCGCTGGGCGTCGCCGCCAGCTGGCTGGTGATCCGCTATGCCGAACTGCTGGGCTATGCGTTGCTCGGCTTCTCCGCGCTGACGGTGGTTTACATATTATGGCGCACGGTCGGCACATTGGGGAAGATCGACCGCGACCGCATGTTCGCCGCGCTGTTCCTGATCGCGCTCAACCCGCTCTTCTGGGGGCTGTTCGAACAGACCGGATCGTCGCTCAACATCTTCACCGACCGCAATGTCGATCGCAACATGCTGGGGTGGGAGGTGCCTGCCTCCCTGTTCCAGTCGGTCAATTCGGTCTTCATCATCCTGCTCGCCCCGCTCTTCGCCGTGCTGTGGACCTTCCTCGACAAGCGCCGCCTGGAGCCATCCTCGCCTGCGAAATTCGGCATCGGCCTGGTCCTGTGCGGCGCAGGCTTCCTCGTGCTGGTGGCAGGGGCCGCCATGGCGGGCGAGAACCTTACCCCCGTCCTCTTCGTCTTCCTCATCTACCTGCTTCACACAATGGCGGAACTTTGCTTCTCGCCGGTCGGCCTGTCCGCCATGACGCGCCTGTCGGTGTCGTCGATGGTGGGCCTCGTCATGGGCACCTGGTTCCTTGCCATGGCGGCGGGCAATTTCATCGCGGGCCTCATCGCCCGCGCCACCGGCAGCGGCGAAGCGGGCAATGTCGCTCAGGTGCTGGACGTCTATAGCCGCATCGGCTGGTTCGCGATCGTAGTGGGTGGGCTGGTCCTGCTCGTTTCCCCTTATATCAAACGATTAATGCATCTCGACCTGATCGGTGCGGAGGAAAAAGCATGACAAAACACGCACGCACGCTGCTGCTCGCGGCGCTGCTGACAGGGCTGGCCGGTCCCGTTGCGGCGAAAAAGGACAAGGAGACGCCTGCGCCTGCGCAAGGCCAGAATCAAGGCTCTTCGGCCGAACCGGAAAACCCCTATCCCTCCACCTACAAAGCCTATCCCGGCCGTCCCACCGTTATCCGCAACGCCACCATCTTCGACGGGGAAGGGGGCCGCATCGACAACGGCGTGGTCTTTCTCTCCGATGGCAAGGTGACGGCGATCGGCGGGCCGGACACGCCGATCCCTGCCGACATCACCGTGTTCGACGGCACCGGCAAATATGTGACGCCGGGCGTGATCGATATCCACAGCCATCTGGGCGACTATCCATCGCCGGGCGTGGAGGCGCTATCGGACGGTAACGAGGCTACCTCCGCGGTCACGCCCCATGTCTGGGCCGAACATAGCATCTGGCCGCAGGACGCGGGTTTCTCCCGCGCGCTCGCCAATGGCGGCGTCACTTCGCTCCAAATCCTGCCCGGTTCCGCCAACCTCTTCGGCGGCCGCAGCGTCACGCTGAAAAACGTGCCCGCCCGCACCATGCAGGGCATGAAATTCCCCGGCGCGCCCCAAGGCCTTAAAATGGCCTGCGGGGAAAATCCCAAGCGCGTCTATGGCAGCAAAGGCCGCGAACCCTCCACCCGCATGGGCAATATGGCGGTCAACCGCCAGACCTGGATCAAGGCGCGCGAATATGAAAAGAAGCGCGCCGCCGGGAAGGACCAGACCCGCGACCTCGGCATGGAAACATTGGCCGACGTGCTGGAGGGCAAGATCATGGTCCACAACCATTGCTACCGCGCCGACGAAATGGCCAACGTCATCGATATGAGCAAGGAATTCGGCTACAAGGTCGCCGCCTTCCACCACGCGGTCGAAGCATACAAGATCGCCGACCTGCTGCGTGACAACGGCATTTGCGCGGCTTTGTGGGGCGACTGGTACGGCTTCAAGATGGAGGCCTATGACGGCATCAAGGAAAATATCCCGCTGGTCCACCGCGCGGGCGCGTGCGCCATCGTCCATAGCGACGATCAGGACGGCATCCAGCGCCTGAACCAGGAAGCGGCCAAGGCGCTGGGCGCTGGCCGCCGCATGGGCATCGACATATCCGACGAAACGGCATGGACTTGGCTCGCCATCAACCCCGCCCGCGCCATGGGCATCGCCGACCAGACCGGCAGCCTGAAAGTCGGCAAGATGGCCGATGTCGTCCTGTGGAACGGCAACCCGTTCAGCACCTACACCAGGCCGGAAAAAGTCTGGATCGACGGCGCGCTCCTCTACGACAGCGCCAACCCGAAACTGCGGCCGGTGGTCGATTTCGAACTGGGCCAGATCGGCGCGGGAGACGTGAAATGAGCAAGATCGCCCACAAAACACCGTTCGGTTCGAGCTTGTCGAGAACCATTGCAGGGCACAGTTCTCGACCGACGCTTCTCGACTTCGCTCGAAGCTGCTCGAACCGAACGGCTGTGATCATGCTGGCGCTCGCCACCACAACCCCAGCCCTGGCCCAATCCCTCGCCATCACCGGCGCAACCCTCGCCATCGGCGACGGCTCCGAACCCATCAAAAACGGCACCGTCGTCATCGCTGCGGGCAAGGTCGTGGCGGCAGGCGCAGGCGTCGCCATCCCCGCAGGCGTCAAGACCATCGACGCAGGCGGCAAATGGGTCACGCCCGGCATCGTTTCGGGCTTCTCGCGCGTGGGCCTCGCCGAAGTCCCGGCCGTCCGCGAAACCAACGACACGCGCGCCGCCAAGTCGCCCTTCTCCGCCGCGATCGACGTGGCGCCCGTCATCAACCCGCTCGCCAACCCGATCGCGATCAGCCGCACCGCAGGCGTCACCCGCGCCGTCGTCGCCCCCGCGACCGCCGCCAGCATCTTCGCAGGGCAGGGCGCCGTGGTCGATCTCGGCGCAGACATGAACCCGATCACCAAGGCCCGCGCCTTCCAATATGTCGAAATGGGCGAAGCGGG from Sphingobium sp. HWE2-09 includes:
- a CDS encoding nitroreductase family protein; the protein is MFNDLSSPLALLQTRRSGKPRDLIAPGPDDAQLRQILEVALRTPDHGKLAPWRFVTVPQAKRAALADLLEAAYRKEKPDAGRLEIEAMHQFAHQAPTLVVALSAPVAGSKIPVWEQELSVGAAIMNMLHATHALGFAGGWLTGWPTYNADVRDAFGDEGQTIAGFVFIGTPGKAQEERPRPDYDAIVSNWDR
- a CDS encoding peptide MFS transporter, which codes for MATSDMVTVEAGKTWLGHPRGLYLLFFAEMWERFSYYGMRAILIFYLTKHFLFGEDKAYLLYGAYTSLVYITPVIGGYLADRFLGPRKAVLVGGVFIAIGHFLIAITEGPGGQDPLFLNGFYFALASIIVGTGFLKANISVLVGELYARDDHRRDPAFSIFYMGINMGGMLGPIVCGLLGELWGWSWGFGAAGVGMLAGLVMFVWLKPWLLGKGEPPAPQILRQRTATGLSQEWTIYLAAALGVAASWLVIRYAELLGYALLGFSALTVVYILWRTVGTLGKIDRDRMFAALFLIALNPLFWGLFEQTGSSLNIFTDRNVDRNMLGWEVPASLFQSVNSVFIILLAPLFAVLWTFLDKRRLEPSSPAKFGIGLVLCGAGFLVLVAGAAMAGENLTPVLFVFLIYLLHTMAELCFSPVGLSAMTRLSVSSMVGLVMGTWFLAMAAGNFIAGLIARATGSGEAGNVAQVLDVYSRIGWFAIVVGGLVLLVSPYIKRLMHLDLIGAEEKA
- a CDS encoding amidohydrolase, whose product is MTKHARTLLLAALLTGLAGPVAAKKDKETPAPAQGQNQGSSAEPENPYPSTYKAYPGRPTVIRNATIFDGEGGRIDNGVVFLSDGKVTAIGGPDTPIPADITVFDGTGKYVTPGVIDIHSHLGDYPSPGVEALSDGNEATSAVTPHVWAEHSIWPQDAGFSRALANGGVTSLQILPGSANLFGGRSVTLKNVPARTMQGMKFPGAPQGLKMACGENPKRVYGSKGREPSTRMGNMAVNRQTWIKAREYEKKRAAGKDQTRDLGMETLADVLEGKIMVHNHCYRADEMANVIDMSKEFGYKVAAFHHAVEAYKIADLLRDNGICAALWGDWYGFKMEAYDGIKENIPLVHRAGACAIVHSDDQDGIQRLNQEAAKALGAGRRMGIDISDETAWTWLAINPARAMGIADQTGSLKVGKMADVVLWNGNPFSTYTRPEKVWIDGALLYDSANPKLRPVVDFELGQIGAGDVK